TGAAGTAAAATGTCGATTTTGTCAACAAACAGAATTCGTCAAAAAGCACGGTAAAGGCGATGCGGGACAACGTATCGAGCGTGAAAATCTTACACTTCGCAACAGAATTAAACGATTGAACCGTAAAACACTCGGCTATTCAAAATCCCCTGAGATGCATGACAAAGTTATCGGGACTTTTATTGACAGAAAATAACGGAAAGAAGTTGAAATGGCACTACTAATTACCAAACGCTGCATTAATTGTGATATGTGTGAACCCGAATGCCCTAATCAGGCCATCACAATGGGTGCAGAGATCTACGAAATTGAGCCTGAACGCTGTACCGAGTGTATCGGGCATTACGAAAAGCCAACTTGCCAAACTGTTTGCC
The sequence above is drawn from the Xenorhabdus ishibashii genome and encodes:
- a CDS encoding YfhL family 4Fe-4S dicluster ferredoxin translates to MALLITKRCINCDMCEPECPNQAITMGAEIYEIEPERCTECIGHYEKPTCQTVCPITNTIILDPNHQETEEQLWDKFVLLHHADKI